The Fimbriimonas ginsengisoli Gsoil 348 genome window below encodes:
- a CDS encoding YceD family protein, with protein sequence MKRDDLLDLNDVLQHPGRQLAVDISTELPEEADVDLIRPLEGYLEAVSTGNLLLITGKFSTKAVLECARCSGPLESEVEFEIDEQFPVEGIPSSLSPQDSARVVPDEPFELFEGNVLLVENLLRQGLLLAMPIQALCEFGWEGECPQAAALAAKRRDSSAGRPEFESLSNLLNREDDAT encoded by the coding sequence ATGAAACGGGACGACCTCCTCGACCTGAATGATGTGCTGCAGCATCCGGGTCGACAACTTGCCGTGGATATTTCCACGGAGCTTCCCGAGGAAGCGGACGTCGACCTGATCCGTCCCCTCGAGGGATACCTCGAGGCGGTCAGCACAGGCAACCTTCTGCTGATCACGGGCAAGTTCAGCACCAAGGCCGTTCTCGAATGCGCCCGCTGCTCGGGTCCGCTGGAGTCGGAAGTCGAATTCGAGATCGACGAGCAGTTTCCCGTGGAGGGGATTCCAAGCTCTCTCAGCCCCCAAGATTCCGCGCGGGTCGTTCCGGACGAGCCATTCGAGCTCTTCGAGGGAAACGTTCTCCTCGTCGAAAACCTTCTCCGCCAGGGCCTGCTGTTGGCGATGCCGATTCAGGCGCTCTGTGAATTCGGTTGGGAAGGAGAGTGCCCTCAGGCCGCCGCGCTTGCGGCGAAGCGGCGAGATAGCTCGGCCGGGCGACCGGAATTCGAATCGCTTTCTAATCTCTTAAACCGAGAGGACGACGCTACTTGA
- a CDS encoding M56 family metallopeptidase produces the protein MTEFVLAVLLRSVLLGMAGLALIAFMRGRSASVRHAVAAGTLVAILALPLLSALLPKRSIAVLPAIVPPSSVKTPTPSDVAVSMTEAADVEKPRDWHGPAVGLWGVGTTLLLVRYGFSLFVVEGWVRRGRKVRGLVLESPEVAVPMTAWLGRHVVLLPSEWRSWSAGRRRSVLRHELAHVRRGDWFTQAVGQIASALFWPNPFVWAVCRRLRDLAELAADDLVLTSGVAPSRYAQDLLEIAQGVQATSPALALPFARKGEVARRIEMVLKTKVQRGAVTLAGLIMGGLVLAGLSIPIATWAPSPRQGAAPVAKPGVEPTQINLSCALLAPGAVLAEKRRPASSGPAAVALSMQLKEAERLVKSGQVSRKIVSAPTLRTLSGMTAKVTIGTNEAEGSTIEITPTYNSDRSISMHVRVVTKSKGKPDDETSADLRVQAGNAALLLRPSAPGRAREIRAIIRPSVVESVKPLPER, from the coding sequence ATGACCGAGTTTGTACTCGCCGTTCTTCTCCGAAGTGTTCTGCTTGGGATGGCCGGGTTGGCGCTGATCGCTTTCATGAGAGGGCGTTCGGCATCGGTTCGGCACGCGGTGGCGGCGGGAACGCTCGTCGCGATCCTGGCCTTGCCGCTGCTCAGCGCGCTTCTTCCGAAGCGATCCATTGCGGTATTGCCGGCGATCGTGCCCCCGTCTTCGGTCAAGACCCCCACGCCGTCGGATGTCGCGGTCTCCATGACCGAGGCTGCCGACGTCGAGAAGCCCCGGGACTGGCATGGCCCCGCGGTCGGATTGTGGGGAGTGGGGACCACTCTGCTCCTGGTGCGATATGGCTTCTCTCTCTTTGTGGTGGAAGGCTGGGTTCGTCGTGGAAGGAAGGTTCGGGGACTGGTTTTGGAGTCCCCGGAGGTCGCCGTGCCGATGACGGCATGGCTGGGGCGGCACGTGGTGCTGCTTCCATCGGAATGGCGGAGCTGGTCCGCCGGTCGGCGGCGCTCCGTGCTTCGGCACGAATTGGCGCACGTGCGAAGGGGAGACTGGTTCACCCAGGCGGTGGGGCAGATCGCCTCGGCTTTGTTCTGGCCGAATCCGTTCGTTTGGGCGGTTTGCCGGCGGCTAAGGGATTTAGCCGAGTTGGCGGCCGACGATCTGGTGCTCACCTCGGGGGTCGCTCCCTCGCGTTACGCTCAAGACTTGCTGGAGATCGCGCAGGGGGTCCAGGCGACTTCCCCGGCGTTGGCGCTTCCGTTTGCCCGAAAGGGCGAAGTCGCCCGGAGGATCGAAATGGTATTGAAAACGAAAGTACAACGCGGCGCGGTCACCCTCGCCGGTCTCATCATGGGCGGCCTCGTGCTCGCCGGTCTCTCGATTCCGATCGCAACGTGGGCGCCGTCGCCCCGTCAGGGGGCGGCGCCCGTGGCCAAGCCGGGGGTTGAGCCGACTCAGATCAACCTTTCCTGTGCCCTTCTCGCTCCGGGAGCGGTCCTGGCGGAGAAGCGACGACCCGCTTCGAGTGGGCCGGCGGCGGTCGCCCTTTCGATGCAGCTTAAGGAAGCCGAGCGGCTCGTTAAAAGTGGGCAGGTTTCGCGGAAGATCGTTTCCGCCCCGACGCTAAGGACCCTTTCGGGAATGACCGCGAAAGTGACCATCGGAACCAACGAAGCCGAGGGCTCGACGATCGAAATCACTCCTACCTACAATTCCGACCGAAGCATCTCGATGCACGTCCGAGTTGTGACGAAGTCGAAGGGTAAACCGGACGACGAGACGTCCGCGGACCTGCGAGTTCAAGCCGGCAATGCCGCTCTGCTTCTGCGGCCATCGGCACCGGGCCGAGCGAGAGAAATTCGCGCGATCATCAGGCCCTCGGTCGTCGAGTCGGTCAAGCCTTTACCGGAGCGGTAA
- a CDS encoding CARDB domain-containing protein translates to MISFALAALLALQGGSETVTLVRGGVAHGVPLWDFSDTTLDATASNDSLGGDSVLSGGPSRTVLIRFGDLDRVVGPNQHVRKATLILSPTGAEKAVLRSASRVLVPWGEGPYQTLSGFMNRPAGTVKPETPEVPRGAATWRYRIAGDGGAGWQQLGAQGSADTAKIEGAQATSDTKETRIEGLQSTVQEMVDHPFANYGFALAFDAPVQFGSGQANSGRPRLELELEDAAPKTGADLSVVAIERKGNPGELATFVAHVKNVGTASSPGFSATWYVEDKPGVPQDVSKPLAPGEEATLSTQAAYRNDKSDHRFGSVALRIRPSGPDANPRNDGLSVVTSGRGITVAVSKATAAQLAPQSAEDWVQGQVRLFNDVYLAQSRFSFAPDGVRERVLVNRVMVADLGSVGDASLGDAVVQVASTDPTRFLRSLAMTIGAPSYGAESVSPENNLLSNRGGQDRFPGLMGYGDTRYEGLVPGQVGLPYEAFSNPMFEAIPIEPTGLLSATDVATLNAAFGGPAPVLPKTVLLHVQNQAGEGLDGAELQIFQTQDGKIAKDATSRVTLTTTKGGTALLPGGDSSPFAKLDPTGGNGALLIKATANGVTEWTWLKNWQLIDTASRGNRVAAIMDLRVALPSLPLESETNLAADRIVSDSAGSVPAKLAALIDGSNETEAALGGKPGDWVEIDLGRDRTVGEVDLVADPGSVWTAYDLVTYSTGQRPEEAQRWTQEVDANWSYHNRRDPLSANRVSVAYRGKPRRFRFLRIVNRGRTPGRLAEIKVIPAKVAQ, encoded by the coding sequence ATGATCTCCTTTGCTCTCGCGGCGCTTCTTGCTCTCCAGGGCGGATCGGAAACGGTGACCCTCGTGCGAGGGGGCGTGGCCCACGGCGTGCCGCTGTGGGATTTTTCGGACACGACTCTCGATGCGACGGCCTCGAATGACAGCCTAGGGGGAGACTCCGTACTCAGCGGAGGCCCTTCGCGAACGGTTCTTATTCGATTCGGCGATCTCGATCGCGTCGTTGGACCCAACCAGCACGTACGCAAAGCAACTCTGATCCTAAGCCCAACCGGGGCGGAGAAGGCCGTCCTTCGATCCGCGTCCCGAGTGTTGGTCCCGTGGGGTGAAGGACCATACCAAACCCTGTCGGGATTTATGAACCGCCCTGCCGGAACGGTGAAGCCCGAAACGCCCGAGGTACCTCGGGGTGCGGCCACCTGGCGATACCGTATCGCCGGCGACGGAGGTGCGGGCTGGCAGCAACTCGGCGCGCAAGGCTCTGCCGATACCGCGAAGATTGAAGGCGCGCAGGCAACCTCGGACACCAAAGAAACCCGGATCGAAGGGCTTCAATCGACGGTTCAGGAGATGGTCGACCACCCGTTTGCCAACTACGGCTTCGCCCTCGCATTCGATGCGCCGGTCCAATTCGGATCGGGACAGGCTAATAGCGGTCGCCCCCGCCTCGAGCTCGAGCTAGAGGACGCCGCCCCCAAAACCGGCGCGGACCTCAGCGTGGTCGCCATCGAGAGGAAAGGAAACCCGGGTGAGTTGGCCACCTTCGTCGCCCACGTTAAGAATGTAGGCACCGCTTCCTCGCCCGGTTTTTCCGCTACCTGGTACGTGGAAGATAAGCCCGGCGTCCCTCAGGACGTCTCGAAACCTTTGGCTCCTGGCGAGGAGGCGACTCTTTCCACGCAGGCCGCTTACCGAAACGATAAATCGGACCACCGATTCGGCTCAGTGGCGTTACGCATCCGCCCGTCCGGGCCGGACGCGAACCCGAGGAACGACGGGTTATCGGTCGTCACCAGCGGGCGCGGAATCACTGTGGCCGTCAGCAAAGCTACCGCTGCCCAACTTGCGCCTCAAAGCGCGGAGGACTGGGTCCAGGGCCAAGTGCGCCTTTTCAACGACGTCTACCTGGCCCAAAGCCGATTCTCCTTTGCGCCGGACGGTGTACGCGAGCGGGTGCTCGTCAATCGGGTTATGGTCGCCGATCTCGGGTCCGTGGGCGACGCATCGCTCGGCGACGCCGTCGTGCAAGTCGCGTCGACCGATCCGACCCGATTCCTGAGGTCGCTCGCGATGACCATCGGCGCCCCCAGCTATGGGGCCGAAAGCGTCTCTCCGGAGAACAATCTGCTATCCAACCGCGGAGGGCAGGACCGGTTTCCCGGTTTGATGGGCTACGGCGACACCCGCTACGAGGGTCTCGTCCCAGGTCAAGTCGGGCTCCCATACGAGGCTTTCTCGAATCCGATGTTCGAGGCGATCCCGATCGAGCCGACCGGCCTCCTTTCCGCCACCGACGTGGCCACGCTAAACGCCGCTTTCGGGGGACCTGCTCCGGTTTTGCCGAAAACCGTACTCCTGCATGTACAAAACCAAGCCGGCGAGGGCCTGGATGGAGCCGAGCTTCAAATCTTCCAGACTCAAGACGGCAAGATTGCGAAGGACGCGACGTCGCGAGTGACGCTCACCACGACCAAAGGAGGTACGGCGCTCCTCCCGGGCGGCGATTCCAGCCCCTTCGCGAAGCTTGACCCCACCGGCGGCAATGGCGCTCTGCTTATCAAGGCGACGGCAAATGGCGTGACGGAGTGGACCTGGCTTAAGAATTGGCAGCTCATCGACACCGCCAGCCGCGGCAACCGGGTCGCCGCGATCATGGATCTTCGTGTCGCGCTCCCCTCGCTTCCGCTGGAGAGCGAAACCAATCTCGCCGCGGATCGAATCGTTTCGGACTCGGCGGGCAGCGTGCCGGCCAAGCTCGCGGCGCTGATCGATGGGTCGAACGAGACGGAAGCCGCTCTCGGCGGAAAGCCGGGCGATTGGGTAGAGATCGATCTCGGCCGCGACCGGACGGTTGGTGAAGTTGACCTCGTCGCCGATCCTGGCTCCGTCTGGACGGCGTACGACCTGGTCACATATTCAACCGGACAGCGGCCGGAGGAGGCGCAACGCTGGACTCAAGAGGTCGACGCCAATTGGAGCTACCACAACCGCCGCGATCCCCTTTCTGCGAATCGCGTCTCAGTCGCTTATCGTGGCAAACCGCGTCGTTTCCGGTTCCTCCGCATCGTCAACCGAGGCCGGACTCCCGGCCGTTTGGCGGAGATCAAGGTAATCCCCGCAAAGGTGGCCCAATGA
- the plsX gene encoding phosphate acyltransferase PlsX: MSIALDAMGGDNAPQAIVEGALQAAPDLRSTLYLVGDVAKLKPLLPPTLPSNIVLHHASQQVEMDDKPLDAYRKKKDSSLLVACRLVKEGKAEAMVSAGNTGAASATALLTWRQLPGVHRPAIASPLPNHHGGFVIVDAGASPDVDPEHLVEFAIMGRAYAQKLMGRPNPRVHLLNIGEEEGKGNIFARAVYQLLKKHDWFAGNIEGKGMYSQPCDVVVCDAFVGNIVLKTSEGLAELIVDTIRGQIPANPVVRSLYWPVKKVLAPLRPSMDYAEIGGSPLLGLNGLCTICHGRSSARAIRNALLKTQLAMENKLVDTIREAVQRDLGVTE; encoded by the coding sequence TTGAGCATCGCCCTCGATGCGATGGGCGGCGACAACGCGCCCCAAGCGATCGTGGAAGGGGCTCTTCAGGCGGCGCCGGACCTGCGCTCGACCCTTTACCTTGTGGGCGACGTCGCCAAGCTCAAACCGCTCCTTCCCCCGACCCTTCCTTCCAACATCGTTCTCCATCACGCCTCGCAGCAGGTCGAAATGGACGATAAGCCGCTCGACGCGTATCGAAAGAAGAAAGATTCCAGCCTTCTCGTGGCTTGCCGGCTGGTCAAAGAAGGAAAGGCGGAGGCGATGGTTTCCGCCGGCAATACCGGCGCCGCCTCGGCCACCGCGCTCCTGACCTGGCGTCAGCTTCCGGGCGTCCACCGCCCCGCGATCGCGAGCCCGCTCCCGAACCACCACGGCGGCTTCGTCATCGTGGACGCGGGCGCCAGCCCCGACGTCGACCCCGAACACCTCGTCGAGTTCGCCATCATGGGCCGCGCCTACGCACAGAAGTTGATGGGACGGCCGAACCCGCGGGTGCACCTTCTCAACATCGGGGAGGAGGAAGGAAAGGGAAACATTTTCGCCCGCGCGGTTTATCAGCTTCTTAAAAAGCACGACTGGTTTGCGGGCAATATCGAGGGAAAAGGGATGTATTCGCAGCCGTGCGACGTCGTGGTCTGCGACGCCTTCGTTGGGAACATCGTCTTGAAGACAAGCGAGGGGCTGGCCGAACTGATCGTCGATACCATCCGTGGGCAGATCCCCGCTAACCCGGTCGTTCGGTCGCTTTACTGGCCGGTCAAGAAGGTTTTAGCCCCCCTCAGGCCATCGATGGACTACGCTGAGATCGGGGGATCTCCGTTGCTGGGCTTGAACGGGCTCTGCACGATCTGCCACGGGCGAAGCAGCGCCCGGGCGATTAGGAATGCGCTTTTGAAAACACAACTCGCGATGGAAAATAAGCTGGTCGACACGATTCGGGAAGCCGTACAACGAGATTTGGGAGTGACGGAATGA
- a CDS encoding proteasome accessory factor PafA2 family protein: MLRPILAGIETEYGLHIDGRGAEDQVDDAMALVRGYPGECHVGWDYRYESPRSDLRGFKLDRLAFDPVDAKYDSGRKFGEAHEVRSDRVLPNGARFYNDHGHPEYSTPECLSIHALARHDCAGQLAVLNAARAYSKREGREAKVYKNNTDFHGASYGTHEGYLVPREVGFDRLFKDLLPMLVARQVLVGAGKVGAEHGPSTTYQLSQRADFFTEAANAETLFRRPIFNTRDEPHADASQWIRLHVICGDANMIPAATARKVGLVKLALHLCEAETAPKWSFVDPVRAFQAISRDEKYAFRVELAGRSWTDAYEILESYFAAAEATLDLDEEMRWTIDSSRALLDDLRRANMTAFRREVDWAAKLHVLEQVMEEEGTDWRDPALRSYDLEYHNANPEESLHAALVEMGEVSPDPERAELLASLEGVDEPTRALARGLAVRRFDAYLRGVCWRTLTFNGQDGPIEVDLPPDAAYPAELAQTENVGSFIELLRGVKG; this comes from the coding sequence ATGCTGAGACCGATCCTCGCGGGCATCGAAACGGAGTACGGACTCCACATCGATGGCCGCGGGGCCGAAGATCAGGTAGACGATGCCATGGCACTCGTTCGGGGTTACCCGGGCGAGTGCCATGTCGGTTGGGACTACCGTTACGAATCCCCCCGCTCCGATCTTCGCGGCTTTAAACTCGATCGCCTCGCGTTCGACCCGGTCGACGCGAAATACGATTCCGGCCGAAAGTTTGGCGAAGCTCACGAAGTGCGGTCCGACCGCGTGCTGCCTAACGGCGCCCGCTTCTACAACGATCACGGACACCCGGAGTATTCGACTCCGGAGTGCCTCTCGATTCACGCCCTAGCCCGGCACGATTGCGCGGGGCAGCTCGCCGTCCTAAACGCGGCGCGCGCCTATTCCAAGCGCGAAGGACGGGAAGCCAAGGTTTACAAGAACAACACCGATTTCCACGGCGCCAGCTATGGCACCCACGAGGGGTACCTGGTCCCCCGGGAAGTTGGGTTCGACCGGCTCTTTAAAGACCTTTTGCCAATGCTGGTGGCGCGCCAAGTGCTCGTCGGAGCGGGGAAGGTCGGCGCCGAACACGGCCCCAGCACGACTTATCAGCTCAGCCAGCGGGCTGACTTCTTCACCGAAGCCGCCAACGCGGAGACGCTTTTTCGCCGCCCGATTTTTAACACTCGCGACGAGCCGCATGCCGATGCTTCGCAGTGGATTCGGCTTCACGTCATCTGTGGCGACGCCAATATGATCCCCGCCGCCACCGCGCGCAAGGTCGGGTTGGTGAAGCTTGCCCTTCACCTTTGCGAGGCGGAGACGGCGCCGAAGTGGAGCTTCGTCGACCCTGTACGGGCATTTCAGGCGATTTCGCGGGACGAGAAGTACGCGTTTCGAGTCGAGCTGGCGGGCCGGAGTTGGACGGACGCCTACGAAATCCTCGAGTCGTACTTCGCCGCCGCGGAAGCGACGCTCGACCTTGACGAGGAGATGCGCTGGACGATCGACTCCTCTCGCGCCCTTCTCGACGACCTTCGGCGGGCGAACATGACCGCCTTCCGACGTGAGGTGGACTGGGCGGCCAAGCTGCACGTGCTTGAGCAGGTGATGGAGGAAGAGGGAACGGACTGGCGAGATCCAGCCCTTCGATCCTACGATCTCGAGTATCACAACGCGAATCCCGAGGAGAGCCTTCACGCCGCCTTGGTCGAGATGGGCGAGGTGTCGCCCGATCCGGAGCGAGCGGAGCTACTGGCGAGTTTGGAAGGGGTCGATGAGCCGACCCGGGCTTTGGCCCGCGGTCTGGCGGTCCGACGCTTCGACGCGTACCTCCGCGGCGTTTGCTGGCGGACCCTCACGTTTAATGGGCAAGATGGGCCGATTGAAGTCGATCTTCCCCCCGATGCCGCATATCCCGCGGAACTGGCGCAAACTGAGAACGTAGGAAGCTTTATCGAACTTCTGCGAGGAGTAAAAGGATGA
- a CDS encoding ubiquitin-like protein UBact, with amino-acid sequence MTDGDRLTRPLAPEPSRKLGDESGPSAPDVRKPEGGNELLRRMKKVDPDQAKRYRQRSGE; translated from the coding sequence ATGACCGACGGCGACCGACTGACTAGACCCTTGGCCCCGGAGCCCAGCCGAAAGCTGGGCGATGAGAGCGGCCCCTCCGCACCCGACGTGCGGAAACCGGAAGGCGGGAACGAACTTCTCCGCCGAATGAAAAAGGTGGACCCGGACCAGGCGAAGCGCTACCGCCAGCGATCGGGCGAGTGA
- a CDS encoding BlaI/MecI/CopY family transcriptional regulator: MKQPAGYLSKREQQIMELVYQREHLTAGEASELLPGAPSNSTVRTLLRILEEKGHLRHIEKDGRYTYVPVRPRQSAARSALDGVIKTFFRGSVGDVVATLLTEEGSKLSLDELDRLQSMIQEAREEGR, from the coding sequence TTGAAGCAGCCGGCCGGCTATCTCAGCAAGCGTGAACAACAGATCATGGAGCTCGTGTACCAGCGCGAGCACCTCACTGCCGGCGAGGCGTCGGAGCTCTTACCCGGAGCTCCCTCAAACTCGACGGTGCGAACCCTCCTCCGAATTTTGGAGGAGAAAGGACACCTTCGCCATATCGAAAAGGACGGACGGTACACGTATGTGCCGGTCCGGCCTCGCCAATCGGCAGCTCGCTCCGCCTTGGATGGGGTCATCAAGACTTTCTTCCGGGGCTCGGTAGGCGATGTCGTCGCGACGCTGCTCACCGAAGAGGGTTCGAAGCTCAGCCTGGATGAGCTGGACCGGCTGCAGTCGATGATTCAGGAGGCCCGCGAGGAGGGGCGATGA
- a CDS encoding L,D-transpeptidase family protein, with amino-acid sequence MTFLGLVAIAILRSDDRVAVARHAKEAVLRRDLKARGLIYPPSRIYLRGLKRERRLELWVAPSRGPFRLFKTYAVQALSGALGPKRREGDLQVPEGFYTVAGLNPRSRFLLSLRLNYPNARDRAHASGPPGFDIFIHGNCVSAGCLAMGDDAIQEIYLLSAGARPPIRVDLYPTRMTDQNWGWLAGQGDPETTRFWSILRHSYLSFDRTHLVPKFKVVRGEYVLTGSSGS; translated from the coding sequence ATGACCTTTCTCGGATTGGTCGCAATAGCAATTCTTCGTTCCGACGACCGGGTCGCCGTCGCTCGGCACGCCAAAGAGGCGGTGCTCCGCAGGGACCTAAAGGCTCGCGGACTCATCTACCCGCCCTCGCGCATCTACCTGCGCGGCCTCAAACGCGAACGGCGCTTGGAGCTCTGGGTTGCGCCTAGCCGCGGGCCGTTCCGGCTCTTCAAGACCTATGCGGTTCAAGCCCTCTCGGGCGCCCTTGGACCCAAGCGGCGGGAGGGTGACCTCCAAGTGCCGGAGGGATTCTATACGGTCGCCGGCCTCAATCCCAGATCTCGGTTTCTTCTTTCGCTCAGGCTCAACTATCCCAACGCCCGTGACCGAGCTCACGCCAGCGGGCCGCCTGGATTCGACATCTTCATCCACGGAAACTGCGTAAGCGCCGGTTGCCTCGCGATGGGGGATGACGCGATCCAGGAGATCTATCTTCTGTCCGCCGGCGCCCGGCCGCCGATCCGAGTCGACCTTTATCCCACCCGCATGACCGATCAAAACTGGGGCTGGCTCGCCGGACAAGGCGACCCCGAGACGACCCGCTTCTGGTCCATCCTGCGCCACTCCTACCTGTCGTTCGACCGAACGCACTTGGTTCCGAAATTCAAGGTCGTCCGCGGCGAATACGTCCTCACCGGTTCGTCCGGGAGCTAG
- a CDS encoding carbonic anhydrase, protein MLNFLLNLAVAVTLQSPPSVSEGALQRLKQGNERFATHAMTHQNLDEAIRASTSVKQTPFAAIVCCSDSRVAPELVFDQGLGDLFVVRVAGNVVDDNGMGSLEYAVEHLHVKLIVVLGHAKCGAVSAALSSSGHPMASDSYIPALLKWIAPAVRKAREQKGDPLGNAIVNNEQIGAWRIRHAKGALGKAIRRGELKVASGVYDLSSSRVRFD, encoded by the coding sequence ATGTTGAATTTCCTGTTAAATCTCGCCGTCGCCGTCACCCTTCAGAGCCCTCCATCCGTTTCCGAGGGGGCGCTGCAACGATTGAAGCAAGGGAACGAGAGGTTCGCGACCCATGCGATGACTCACCAAAACTTGGACGAGGCGATCAGAGCATCGACCTCCGTGAAGCAGACTCCGTTCGCCGCGATCGTTTGCTGCTCCGACTCGCGGGTCGCGCCCGAGCTTGTCTTCGACCAAGGGTTGGGCGATCTCTTCGTGGTGCGCGTCGCCGGCAACGTTGTCGACGATAACGGGATGGGCTCGCTCGAGTACGCGGTAGAGCATCTCCACGTCAAGTTGATCGTGGTCTTAGGGCATGCGAAGTGTGGCGCGGTGTCGGCGGCGCTCAGCTCCTCGGGCCATCCGATGGCGTCGGATTCTTACATACCCGCGCTGCTCAAATGGATTGCGCCCGCGGTTCGAAAGGCCAGGGAACAGAAAGGAGACCCGCTCGGGAACGCAATCGTGAACAACGAGCAAATCGGGGCGTGGAGAATTCGGCACGCCAAGGGAGCGTTGGGGAAGGCGATCCGGCGAGGCGAGCTCAAAGTCGCGAGCGGCGTCTACGACCTGTCTAGCAGCCGGGTGCGCTTCGACTAG
- a CDS encoding FAD-dependent oxidoreductase, with product MKVAVVGAGIVGLSAARFLGKRGHRVEVYERFPLFANRGSSHGRTRIVRRAYPDAFYTQCMAEAYPLWGDLERDSGQTLVNEVGLLYFGRRDAPRVVSMVDALQSLAVPHSVLNGVQAKELIPQVRMETNEVAVFTPEAGAVDAAAALRVSHDLARSYGVEFHSGEAADVAKLEREHDAVVLAPGAWIREYVPDLDVRVTLQTYGYVQATIPGPVWIDDESLTYGFPSDDLGQKVGAHLPGPEFDPNQTERIPTQSDLDQISSAVHRRFGVESLRVEHVATCLYTSTPDEDFRIGRLGSKTVFASACSGHGFKLGPWTGRILADIVEGNDSPERHPRFQWPRERGEV from the coding sequence ATGAAGGTCGCGGTCGTAGGCGCGGGGATCGTTGGGCTGAGCGCCGCCCGCTTCCTGGGAAAGCGGGGGCATCGGGTGGAAGTCTACGAACGATTCCCCCTATTCGCCAATCGAGGTAGCTCCCACGGCCGCACTAGAATCGTTAGGCGCGCCTATCCGGATGCTTTCTACACGCAGTGCATGGCTGAGGCATATCCGCTTTGGGGCGATCTAGAGCGCGATTCGGGCCAAACGCTGGTAAACGAAGTCGGCCTACTTTACTTCGGGCGGCGCGATGCCCCCCGCGTGGTATCGATGGTGGACGCGCTGCAATCGCTCGCCGTCCCCCACTCGGTTCTGAATGGCGTTCAGGCGAAGGAGCTGATCCCCCAGGTTCGTATGGAGACAAACGAAGTGGCGGTCTTCACGCCCGAGGCCGGCGCGGTCGACGCGGCGGCGGCATTGCGGGTGTCCCACGACCTGGCCCGCTCTTACGGCGTCGAATTCCACAGCGGCGAAGCGGCCGACGTGGCGAAGCTGGAGCGGGAGCACGACGCCGTGGTCCTCGCCCCTGGCGCATGGATCCGCGAATACGTCCCCGACCTCGACGTTCGGGTGACTCTCCAGACCTACGGCTACGTACAGGCAACGATCCCCGGCCCGGTTTGGATCGACGATGAGTCGCTAACGTACGGTTTTCCCTCCGACGACCTGGGCCAGAAAGTCGGCGCCCATCTACCGGGACCGGAGTTCGATCCCAACCAGACGGAGCGCATCCCCACCCAATCAGACCTCGATCAGATCTCCTCGGCGGTCCACCGCCGCTTCGGCGTCGAGTCCCTCAGGGTGGAGCACGTCGCCACTTGCCTCTACACGTCCACCCCGGACGAGGATTTCCGGATCGGACGGCTCGGGTCGAAAACCGTTTTTGCTAGCGCCTGCAGCGGCCACGGCTTCAAACTCGGCCCCTGGACCGGTCGGATCCTCGCGGACATCGTCGAGGGAAACGATTCGCCGGAAAGACACCCGCGGTTCCAATGGCCGCGGGAAAGGGGAGAAGTTTAA